In the Arachis stenosperma cultivar V10309 chromosome 8, arast.V10309.gnm1.PFL2, whole genome shotgun sequence genome, TCAGAGCAACAAAACTACAACGTTTTGGATATCATGGATGGATTAGGATACTGAGACCTTTCATTCTGAATTCAtttcttctcttcctcttgcTGGCGTTGCTAGTCCAGTTTCTTTCTTGCTATATAGTATTCATTATTCATTTCTTCATCcttaatttatatgtatatatcttTATAAGTAACTAACCCCAGATCTTATTAGTTCTCAAATTTGTTTTGTACAGCAAAATAGAAGTATAACTAGATTGTTCGACAATTCTTTGGTGGGTGAATGTATCGTCCTACAATTTATAGCAGCATATGAGAATGAGTAAAATGCATTTATGACTGAATTTTCTATAAAGGTCATTTATGACTGAAACTTCTATAAAGGATACTATACAGTGCAGAGACATTTTAGTTATTGAAGAAAAGCATTTCAAAGTTCtctattaattaattgtttggTTTGCTATAAAAATGAGAGGATAGAAAAAAGGTAAAAAAGAATGAATGGAAAAaagtatttttcttttgtttggatattaaaaaatataaaaagaaaaataaaattgtggGTCTTGCCAAAAATATTCTCCcacaaaaaattttcttttcatcacaagtaaaagaataagagaaggaaaaatatttttttttttatgtttccaATACTACTTGGTTATAGttatcaataattatcaatacgaatttagttttaatagttttaataaattagtataataaaaatttacatttaaatattatatgtattagataaataatttaaattaaatatataaaattataatatttataaaatacaataaataaaaatatttatattttattttttattaaaaaattattatttcacATATAATAATACAAATAAAGATATTAACATAATTTTTTCTTTGTGCAAATCGAACCTCTTCTATGttttttcctctttctttcttATCATCTATCTAGAAGTGACAAAAGTAGAGTATAATTTGAATCACACTCTAAAAGtatcccaatcctaattctatCCAACCACGCAAATTATTAATAACccacacaaattaaaaaaaatataatattattatataacttaattataatttaaattaaaacaaatttttatgttaaaaacaTTAATAATCTTCTCCTTAGTAACCAAGAATTTTTTGGTAATTCAACGTCCACTTATTGTATTTGATTTGAAATCCTTAATTCAATATCCACTTAATAATGACTAAAAAATTTTTGCATTTAGTAAAAAATACACCACCCTACCTTCAAACAGAAATATTAAGAGTTTAAACCATGCtagcaaaaattttaattttaaaaaatttaagactaaATTAGAATTTGTTGTCCTTCAAGACAGGGATCAGATTGGAAAAAGGGGGAGTGCCCAAGTTGTCGTAACCAGGCTTGGGAAGGACACCCAACTCGCATTCTTAATGGCGAGATCCATCCACTCCTCATATCCCCTTTACTGCCTGAAGGATCATGCTTTCTAATTTCTTGCTCTTGTCATCTTATAACACCCCACTTTCTTCTCCATAACACTTTCAAACGATGTGGGACGCACCCCCCTCTTCTTTTATTCTGCTTCATAAACCAGCATTTTCTCCTCCAAGCCCTGCCTATTCCCTTGCATTTTGCATCCTAAAATCCTATAAACAATTTCCTTATTACTCTAACACTTCATTTTTCTGGTTACTTGCACTCTCACGACTTCCTTTGGCCTTCTACTCCGCACTTCCATAGCTCTCTAAGTTAAATGTCAAGATTCCAGAGGCAGAACAAAGCTTCTCCCTATTTGAGCTTAGCCACTTGGACCAACGGATAATAAGAATTAGGCTTCTTTGAGTCACCTCAAGCACCTTAAGTGAAATCCCTCATGAAAATTTGAATTACAACCAGCTGTCTTCTCTATATAATTCACAAGTTATGCAACATATCCTACTGTTTAATATCAATATGTCATGATTCATGATTATTGTACTTTCCATTTCATAGCTAATACCCATACACTTTATTTCGCCAAGCAAAAATCAGCCATATTCATTGCATAAGCGTTGCTACCTACACAGCGATGGTATTTGTCATGATAGGAAACTAAAAAAAGCTTGAAATGCAAATTGGTACTAACATAATAAAATACCGTCTTTAGAATGGATTCATTGCTTTTTTGCGTCATCTTTGGTGttatcttaaaaaatattgGAAGCGTGCGAGATGATTAATTGGGTGGTTGCTCAAACATTACTATCACTTGAATACCTAATACCTCATTGATCAATCCTTGAATACAAAATTACACGAGAACATAGTGGCCATTTTATTTGGATTTCCATGATTATGCACTAAAACAAAGACTTAATTAGTATGCTGCTATATCCGAATCTCTGACGAAAGCTTGTTGCGCATGATTTGCCTATTTGTTAATCTTGATATTATATTTTGCTAATTTATATTGACTGGGATTATGTTAAAatattctccaagaaataaagTTACAAAATACTAGTGtgtctcttcttcttctacttgaTATAAGTAATTAGTGAGGTAGTTTTGGGTAaagtgtgtatatatataaatttgataaattaagttattttaaaaCATTTAATATATTATGAACATAGGTAGGGGAATTTTCGTCCTTGGCGAAAAGACTCTGACCAATTGTATAAGACGAAAAGACGGCTTAAACGATTTTATTTGGTAATTAAAAGACGGATTAATCTGCTAGCTAGTTATGACCCTATTAGAATTTTATATTAGAGATCAAGTAGTTTTCAAGACAAATTGCATAATTTATCCAAAATGTTTTATACATAAGCAGGAAAAATATATGTAAACAGAACAATACACAATGGAGCTCCatcctgtttcttttgttttctgctATTTTTATCGAGAAGATTTTACTGAACAAAATAAGATGAATAAGATAATATCAAGCCAGATTAGGTACTACGTACACATAAAATGCCTACTTTCATCTAACTATAGTACTTATTGAGTTTGACCAACTAAGAGAAAGGGAAAAAATGAAAACATAAAGAAATGATAGCATTTTGCCGAAAAGATAATATATATGAACGCTAACAAAATGCCAAAGAAAAATGTGGCAGAGCTTTGCCACACGCAACAAATTGAGCCATCGCCTTGAAATAAAAATCATGCAGCAAATTCGAGTGTCTAACACATATCAGAATGGCCAATTTTCTCATGCTTTTAACTTTGGTGTCGAAATTGTAGAAGTTGTTTTTTAGtaagttttaaatattaaaaaattatttatttttatattttttaatttaaatattaatttttatctctttttaataaattaggCAAGTGTATATAGACAACATAGCATACACCTATCAGAATTTCCACTACCAAATGCCTGTCTTTGTCTGCACGACTGCACCCATGAAAATTATTGAGACCCCCTCAACTTCTATCTAGCTAGGTATAGTAGATCTTTTATGTCAGCAAAATAAATCACCAAAATGATACTctcaaatttatattattaatgataaaaataacTTTGAATGTATGAATATTAAagcaaattctaaaaaaatttataattaatcagatattaatgaaatatttttatatttaaaatttgatgattttatgttagatattttttgtatttttttaatgaatgactgaaattaaaaaaaaaaaagatgaaaaagaaatCTAGTgatagaattttattttttcattcatatcttaaataattatttaaatatttttataaaaatttaaattacatgtAGATATAAAAGTTGTCTAACCTTTCTAAAAAgaataatatcttttattttttaatcacgttattttttctttaacaaTACAAACCTTTCGAATACTATTTTATAATGAAATAATTATCCCTTcatttaataacaaaataatatagcGTTACGAAAACATAAAATCCTTATAAATGGTGAGTTGAAGCAGAACGTTACTTCCCTCCCTGTCTACCCGCCAgctttattattaatttctgcctataaataataattattctcACAGCAGATTCCATTTCCACCGTTTCTTCACCGTCTTCCTAGGTTCACAAACACTAACTAATTGAACTTCCACATGGAGCATAATAAGCTCACATTAATAAATCCAATCTCAGTACTAATAACACTGTGTGTATTATCAGGTAAGTAAATCACTTCATAAATCATGTTATTACCAAATTATAATGAAATTGTTTTCCATTTTATGTTAATGTGTGTGGGTGTGAACACAAATTTGCAGAGGGGAAAGCAACTACCTTCACACTACTCAACAAATGTGACTACACTGTGTGGCCGGGAATTCTCACTAACGCTGGTGTCGACCCTCTTCCGGTCACCGGCTTCGCCCTCCGAACCGGCGAGTCCAAAACCATCACGGCACCAACCACCTGGGGTGGCCGTTTCTGGGGCAGGACACTCTGCGCCCAAGACTCCGCCGGAAAATTCTCATGCGGCACTGGCGATTGCGGCTCCGGCAAACTAGAATGTGCTGGCAGCGGTGCCACGCCGCCGGCAACCCTGGCAGAGTTCACCCTCCATGGCGCCGGAGGACTAGATTTCTTTGACGTCAGCTTGGTCGACGGTTACAACCTCCCGATCACGGTGGTTCCGCAGGGTGGCTCCGGCGAAAACTGCACCGTCACGGGGTGCCTGGGAGACCTCAATGGCGATTGTCCATCGGAGCTGAGGGTTATGAGCGAGGATGGGAAACGTGGCGTGGCGTGTAAGAGCGCGTGCGATGCGTTCCGGTTGCCGCAGTATTGCTGCGACGGCGCGTACCGCTCACCGGACACTTGCAAGCCTTCGTCTTACTCGAAGGTGTTCAAGAGCGTGTGCCCACGCGCGTATAGCTACGCGTATGACGACAAGACGAGCACATTTACGTGCGCATCTGCCGATTACACCATTACGTTTTGTCCTTCCCCTGATACTAACCCCAGGTTAGATTTCAATATATCATTACATTGCccctcattttttatttttcacgctAACGGTTAAAAGGGTATTTTCGTCCTTCTATGAATATGAACGTTGGTGGCATTTAGGCTTGTGGGCATTTTTTCTGTCCCACACACTATTTGTTTTGACTGTGATTTGTGAACAATATTATAAAGAATGGACATAAAGTAGTAGTTAGTATCCAAGTTGCAACAATAATAATAGAACTTGTAATTATTAAACAACAAACAATTACATCATATTCGGTGATTGGTAATTTAGTATAGTATCAGCAGTGGTTATGCTCTTACTTTTATAGACTTCATAATTACTGTCGACCAAAAACAAAAACCTTTTTCTTCTCGCACTTTATTGCTATATCTAATTTTCTCATGGTATGGATTGTTGCACAATAGTATGGTGGGTACATGATAATAGAGCTGTATGTGTGCCCGTGAAACATGCATCTCCAAATTTCAATCCTTGTTAGCTTCGTTAGTTTTAAATTCAGCATGTGGTCTCAGAAATAGGGAACCGTCTCTTGAATAAAATAAGTAGTGTTTCTAGTATCGAATCTCCATATCATGTAAGTTAGATTTTAGCACCGTATAGTAATACTAATATTCAAATGAACTTTTAAACCTCcgctaaaatattattttggttaTCAACGtttaaactaaattttaattcatttcaaatgttttatttttatttcaaatgaatttgatatttttcattgttaattttgatacaaataATTATGAGAATGACGGACATAAATGTTAAAAATGTTATTATTAATTCATATCTTATtctatgttaaaaaaaaaaacataactaaaacttttttgtaacttcttataaaaaaaaaacataaccaaaattttttatgacATTTTTTCTTGTAGATcttctcataaaaaaaaatccaaatcttATTTATCAATCATTAATGCTctataattaaaagaaaatgttttACATTGGTGAatgtattttaattatatactaaTATCAACTGTtgacttttattatttatgtcaAATTTAATTGTATAATAACATTGAATAcccttaaaaatttttgaaattaaaataagacatctGAAACATTAAAACACCAAATTAGAACAaccaaaataatactttacACTTACACACATTTTAAGGGTAAGCTCTCAATTTTACTCACCATTAGTCTACTTGTTTGAATAGTGTTTAATTatccttattttgatgaatgtgatttTGCAGTAGTAAGAAATCGTGGGAGGGACAAAACTCGAACTCAGATAGTAACGAATCTTCTTCGTCATCATCTCCATCTTCGTCCTCTACTCCAACATCACCACAGGTGAGCAAGGGAGGAATGGTGTACGTAGGTGCACTAGACCAAAGTGAAATACCATGGTCAGCGTGCACTCGTGCTAGGGAATCCCAATCCACTGCAGCCTTCATCGTCATTATGGCAATTTGGCGCTTGTGGCAACTGCTCTTTTAGTTTTACACTTTTACCCCCCATCTTATTGATGTTAATTCCTTGGGCATCTTTCACGGAGCCAGGCCCATGTGAGCCATgtcttctttttttaattttgtatggTAGGGCCCTACTCATTAGAAACATTCATTTTTAGTTCATCCGGCCTGTATGGGTCACGTGACGTGAGTTCAGTAGGGCCCGTGGACATGAACATGGCGACAAGCATGTGAGTCATCTGAAGGGAAAGCAGAAAGCAGAAAGCAGAAAGCTCTCGCAAAAAGAAGAGGGATACGTAGGCATATACTATAGAATTCTTTGTTTGTGGGCGATGATGAGATTCATTTATTGGTTCGGGAATGTTAGACCATGTTTCATGATCAAAAACTGCTAAATGAACTCCTACTAGCTACCTAAAGCAGAGTATATCAGTCTTTATTTGAGTATAGTGTTCATTAAATTTACTGTTGGGGCGTATTTAAGGTAAGGAGCTTTTTGTTTCGATGCATCTATCTAATATCTGTTGTTGGTCCTGGGACCgctataattgaaattaattagCATCCGAtccataaatatatataagtgGTGTGAATGTGATGGAGCACCGGAGTTTTTTATGATGGTTTGGCAGTAAGCTAAAAGTGGGTGTAACCCTCCATTCCTCACCAACCAATCGTTTGTTACCAGCTATCTCTCCTCCACTACTGATCTGCTGGATCTTCCCCTATCTTAATATCTTATCCCCCATTCTAATTTCAATCAAATATGTACCTTTATTCCTTTTTCCcctcaaaatttaattttatatgatattaatttatatttttgatcCAATCTCACTAGAAAACCAACTAGAATAGCTCATTCAGAACCAACTAGTTAAAAAATAAGTccatcacaaaaaaaaaatcttccactattctaattttttgaatttcaaaattaaaaataaaaactattttttaactaattatcTTTAAATTGACTACACCTAGTTATTTCCCTAGACTTTTTCTTTTGCATATCCTGAtctaattattagttaaaatcgACTCCAAAggatcaaataaaattaaagggTGTGTGTTAGAAGGGAAAATTTGACTTTAGCCATGCCAATGATGACTTAATTTTATTTAGGAGTGGTTGAAGTTTACATATCATATATCCAATCTACTCACTACCATGCGCGTCCTATGGTTGAGTGGCACTTACCCTA is a window encoding:
- the LOC130945260 gene encoding pathogenesis-related thaumatin-like protein 3.5 → NCFPFYVNVCGCEHKFAEGKATTFTLLNKCDYTVWPGILTNAGVDPLPVTGFALRTGESKTITAPTTWGGRFWGRTLCAQDSAGKFSCGTGDCGSGKLECAGSGATPPATLAEFTLHGAGGLDFFDVSLVDGYNLPITVVPQGGSGENCTVTGCLGDLNGDCPSELRVMSEDGKRGVACKSACDAFRLPQYCCDGAYRSPDTCKPSSYSKVFKSVCPRAYSYAYDDKTSTFTCASADYTITFCPSPDTNPSSKKSWEGQNSNSDSNESSSSSSPSSSSTPTSPQVSKGGMVYVGALDQSEIPWSACTRARESQSTAAFIVIMAIWRLWQLLF